In Picosynechococcus sp. PCC 7002, the following are encoded in one genomic region:
- a CDS encoding EAL domain-containing protein gives MNKSTVLLALGLAAMLSGTEAIAQNQPAKTITVGVYQNDPKVFIDSGGRARGFWVDITSDIGRVENWAVTYVPCEWNQCLQQIEQGQLDLMVDVAYSDTRDEVFDFNTIIVLSSWSQIYARRGVYLETILDLDQRRVSILASGIQQEVLRERIKAYGIQPELVPIDSYPGMFEQLETGEVDAAIVNNFFGNKFSPDYPVNKTNILFNPARLHYVVPEGDPKQLLPGIDRQMSRLLQDRDSVYYQAIAQWLEPPETFNWLSLQNFFFSLIVYLPFLFLGWFILRNYSLKKEIKRRNQIETNLLESQQRYANLANTVSIGIFRTNLRHECIYVNDYYCKLLAIQPEEALHKGWLEKVYPDDIDYVREQWLKSITNQELFTLEYRFQRSDGSILWVYGQGTAELDSKGEPQGYVATITDISTRIKMEQQLKHDALHDRLTGLANRNLLIERLNLALKRYKRYPIHEFAALFLDLDNFKVVNDSLGHVVGDELLIEVAHLLKSFIRDTDVAARLGGDEFVILLEEIHGVEDAVHIADRILNALNMPFQISNYGVFITTSIGIIIGDSRHESAQDLLRDADIAMYRAKQNGKSQYAIFDPQMHLQAMQRLQLEGEIRSAIEEKQFVLYYQPIINLEQGNIEGFEALIRWQHPQRGLLSPYEFIDVAEETGLIIPLGEWILDAACRQLFEWQQAFKTPLKVHVNLSVKQLQDSLLFSLDRLLERYPVFPNTLGLEITESMLIQNIDITCRLLNQIRLKGVFISVDDFGTGYSCLSYLHQLPIDALKIDRSFVNISELNDRNRVIAESILALSKSIGIKTVAEGIETKQQYQWLKSQDCQFGQGYLFSRPVSLDQATDLLQGHSFEVLEKLRSSS, from the coding sequence TTGAACAGGGGCAACTCGATTTGATGGTGGATGTCGCCTATTCCGACACGCGAGATGAAGTCTTTGATTTTAATACCATCATCGTTTTGTCAAGTTGGTCACAGATTTATGCGCGCCGGGGTGTTTATTTAGAGACGATTTTAGACCTCGACCAACGGAGAGTCAGCATCCTCGCCTCTGGGATTCAACAGGAAGTCCTCCGAGAAAGAATTAAAGCCTATGGCATTCAGCCGGAACTGGTGCCCATCGATAGTTATCCTGGGATGTTTGAACAGTTAGAGACAGGGGAAGTTGATGCTGCCATTGTCAATAATTTCTTTGGGAATAAATTTAGTCCCGACTATCCAGTCAATAAAACCAATATTCTGTTTAATCCAGCCCGGTTACATTATGTCGTTCCCGAAGGCGATCCCAAGCAGCTCCTGCCTGGTATTGATCGGCAAATGAGTCGTCTCTTACAAGATCGTGATTCTGTCTATTATCAGGCGATCGCCCAATGGTTAGAGCCACCCGAAACATTTAATTGGCTCAGCTTACAAAATTTTTTCTTTAGCCTGATTGTCTATCTACCATTTCTCTTTTTAGGATGGTTTATTCTCCGTAACTATAGCCTGAAAAAAGAAATTAAACGACGCAATCAAATTGAGACTAATCTCCTTGAAAGTCAACAACGATATGCCAACCTCGCTAATACCGTTTCCATTGGGATCTTTCGCACTAATTTGCGCCATGAATGCATTTATGTCAACGATTACTATTGTAAACTGCTGGCAATTCAACCCGAAGAAGCTCTCCATAAAGGCTGGTTAGAAAAAGTCTATCCCGACGACATTGACTACGTTCGAGAACAATGGCTAAAATCCATCACTAATCAAGAACTATTTACCTTAGAATATCGATTTCAGCGTTCTGACGGTTCGATACTTTGGGTATACGGCCAGGGCACCGCTGAGCTTGATAGTAAGGGTGAACCCCAAGGCTATGTTGCGACCATTACCGACATCAGTACCCGAATCAAAATGGAGCAACAACTCAAACATGATGCCCTCCATGATCGTCTTACTGGCCTCGCCAATCGTAACCTACTAATTGAACGGCTCAATCTAGCCTTAAAACGTTATAAGCGATATCCCATCCATGAATTTGCAGCTCTATTTTTAGACCTGGATAATTTCAAAGTAGTCAATGATAGTCTGGGCCATGTTGTTGGGGACGAATTACTCATTGAAGTCGCCCATTTACTCAAATCTTTTATTCGCGATACAGATGTAGCCGCCCGCCTGGGGGGAGATGAATTTGTCATTCTCCTAGAGGAAATTCACGGGGTAGAAGATGCTGTGCATATTGCCGATCGCATCCTCAATGCATTGAATATGCCTTTCCAGATTTCTAACTACGGCGTTTTTATCACGACGAGTATCGGGATTATCATCGGTGACTCTCGCCATGAATCAGCCCAGGATCTACTCCGGGATGCCGATATTGCCATGTACCGGGCCAAACAAAATGGGAAGTCACAGTACGCGATCTTTGACCCTCAAATGCACCTACAGGCGATGCAACGTCTCCAATTAGAAGGGGAAATCAGATCTGCCATTGAAGAAAAGCAATTTGTTTTGTACTATCAGCCGATTATTAATTTAGAACAGGGCAATATTGAAGGGTTTGAAGCATTAATTCGGTGGCAGCATCCCCAACGGGGTTTGTTATCCCCCTACGAATTTATTGATGTTGCCGAAGAAACAGGGCTCATTATTCCCCTCGGTGAATGGATTTTAGACGCGGCCTGTCGTCAATTATTTGAGTGGCAGCAGGCGTTTAAAACACCCCTGAAAGTCCATGTCAATTTATCGGTTAAACAACTCCAAGATTCGCTGTTATTTTCACTGGATCGATTATTAGAACGCTATCCAGTTTTTCCTAATACCTTAGGGTTAGAGATTACTGAGAGTATGCTAATTCAAAATATCGACATCACTTGTCGTTTGTTAAACCAAATTCGTCTCAAGGGAGTTTTTATTAGCGTTGATGATTTTGGCACGGGGTATTCTTGTTTAAGCTATTTACACCAGCTCCCCATTGATGCGCTAAAAATTGACCGGAGCTTTGTAAATATTTCTGAGTTGAATGACCGCAACCGGGTAATTGCAGAATCTATTCTCGCCCTTTCTAAATCCATTGGGATTAAAACCGTAGCAGAAGGTATCGAAACAAAACAGCAATACCAGTGGTTAAAGAGCCAGGATTGCCAGTTTGGTCAGGGTTATTTATTTTCTCGGCCTGTTTCTTTGGATCAAGCAACAGATTTGCTACAGGGTCACTCCTTCGAGGTGCTAGAGAAGTTGCGGTCTTCCTCGTAA
- a CDS encoding DUF4870 domain-containing protein, whose protein sequence is MDAEQERNWAIACHLSSLAWIVLAFVGIGAIPFVNVIAPAVVWYLKKEESELIDAHGKESVNFQISMTIYGLAAGIILSILIIAGVVLMILLGIGGSNNPFAALVAIVTGIGFFIFLALIVAIAIFQIAVVILAATKVQEGQMYRYPFNLRLLK, encoded by the coding sequence ATGGATGCAGAACAGGAAAGAAATTGGGCGATCGCCTGCCATCTGTCGAGCTTGGCTTGGATTGTCTTAGCCTTTGTCGGCATTGGGGCGATTCCCTTTGTCAATGTGATTGCGCCGGCGGTGGTCTGGTATCTCAAAAAAGAGGAGTCCGAGCTGATCGATGCCCACGGAAAGGAATCGGTTAATTTCCAGATTTCGATGACCATTTATGGTTTAGCGGCGGGAATTATTCTTAGTATTTTGATCATCGCCGGAGTTGTTTTGATGATCCTGTTGGGCATTGGTGGCAGCAATAATCCCTTTGCGGCCCTGGTGGCAATTGTGACGGGGATTGGTTTCTTTATCTTTTTGGCGCTGATTGTGGCGATCGCCATTTTCCAGATTGCAGTCGTAATCTTGGCGGCGACCAAGGTTCAAGAAGGGCAAATGTATCGTTATCCCTTTAATCTCAGACTACTGAAATAG
- the groES gene encoding co-chaperone GroES, which translates to MAAISINVSTLKPLGDRVFVKVSESEEKTAGGILLPDSAKEKPQIGEVVAVGEGKRNDDGSRSAVDVKVGDKVLYSKYAGTDIKLSGDDYVLLSEKDILATVA; encoded by the coding sequence ATGGCAGCAATTAGCATCAATGTTTCTACCCTCAAGCCCCTCGGCGATCGCGTTTTCGTAAAGGTCAGCGAATCTGAAGAGAAAACTGCTGGTGGGATCCTCCTCCCCGATAGCGCCAAAGAAAAGCCCCAAATCGGTGAAGTTGTGGCTGTTGGTGAAGGGAAGCGCAATGATGACGGTAGCCGTTCCGCCGTTGATGTCAAAGTTGGCGATAAAGTTCTCTACTCTAAGTACGCTGGTACTGATATCAAACTCAGTGGTGATGACTACGTGCTTCTTTCTGAGAAAGATATCCTCGCAACCGTTGCGTAA
- the groL gene encoding chaperonin GroEL (60 kDa chaperone family; promotes refolding of misfolded polypeptides especially under stressful conditions; forms two stacked rings of heptamers to form a barrel-shaped 14mer; ends can be capped by GroES; misfolded proteins enter the barrel where they are refolded when GroES binds), whose translation MAKSIIYNEDARRALEKGIDLLAEAVAVTLGPKGRNVVLEKKFGAPQIVNDGVTIAKEIELEDHIENTGVSLIRQAASKTNDVAGDGTTTATVLAHAMVKEGLRNVAAGANPIALKRGIDKATEFLVGRIKDQARPVEDSTAIAQVGAISAGNDKEVGDMIAKAMDKVGKEGVISLEEGKSMETELEITEGMRFDKGYTSPYFVTDTERMEAVLEDPFILITDKKITLVQDLVPILEQVARQGKPLVIIAEDIEKEALATLVVNRLRGVLNVAAVKAPGFGDRRKQMLEDIAVLTGGQLITEDAGLKLDNTSVDMLGKARRITITKDNTTIVADGNEQAVKTRCEQIRRQIEESDSSYDKEKLQERLAKLSGGVAVIKVGAATETEMKDRKLRLEDAINATKAAVEEGIVPGGGTTLAHLAPELETWANDNLTAEQLTGALIVARALTAPLKRIAENAGQNGAVIAERVKEKDFNTGFNAATNEFVDMLAAGIVDPAKVTRSATQNAASIAGMVLTTECIVVDKPEKDKAGAAPGAGDFDY comes from the coding sequence ATGGCTAAATCTATTATTTACAACGAAGATGCTCGCCGCGCCCTCGAAAAAGGGATCGACCTCCTCGCTGAAGCTGTTGCGGTAACCCTCGGCCCCAAAGGTCGGAACGTTGTGCTCGAAAAGAAATTTGGCGCACCCCAGATCGTGAATGACGGTGTGACCATTGCCAAGGAAATCGAGCTCGAAGACCACATCGAAAACACCGGTGTTTCTTTGATTCGCCAAGCGGCTTCTAAAACCAATGATGTGGCCGGTGATGGAACCACCACAGCAACGGTTCTCGCCCATGCCATGGTCAAGGAAGGTCTCCGCAACGTCGCGGCTGGTGCGAACCCCATCGCCCTCAAGCGTGGTATTGATAAAGCGACTGAATTCCTCGTTGGCCGCATCAAAGATCAAGCTCGTCCGGTAGAAGATTCGACGGCGATTGCCCAAGTCGGTGCCATCTCTGCGGGTAACGACAAGGAAGTTGGTGACATGATCGCCAAAGCCATGGACAAAGTCGGTAAAGAAGGTGTGATCTCCCTCGAAGAAGGGAAATCCATGGAAACCGAACTCGAAATCACCGAAGGGATGCGTTTCGACAAGGGTTACACTTCCCCCTACTTCGTCACCGACACCGAGCGCATGGAAGCGGTTCTTGAAGATCCTTTCATCCTCATCACTGACAAGAAAATCACCCTGGTTCAAGACCTTGTACCGATTCTCGAACAGGTTGCTCGCCAAGGTAAGCCCCTCGTAATTATCGCTGAAGATATCGAGAAAGAAGCCCTTGCTACCCTCGTGGTCAACCGTCTCCGGGGTGTCCTCAACGTTGCTGCGGTTAAAGCGCCTGGTTTTGGCGATCGCCGCAAGCAGATGCTCGAAGATATTGCTGTACTCACCGGTGGCCAACTGATCACCGAAGATGCGGGTCTCAAGCTCGACAACACCAGCGTTGATATGCTCGGTAAAGCACGCCGCATCACCATCACCAAGGACAACACCACCATTGTGGCCGATGGTAACGAGCAGGCAGTTAAGACCCGTTGTGAGCAGATCCGCCGTCAAATCGAAGAATCTGACTCTTCTTATGACAAAGAAAAACTCCAAGAGCGTCTCGCGAAACTCTCCGGTGGTGTCGCTGTGATCAAAGTCGGTGCAGCAACCGAAACTGAGATGAAAGACCGTAAGCTTCGTCTCGAAGATGCGATCAACGCGACCAAAGCAGCCGTTGAAGAAGGGATTGTTCCCGGTGGTGGTACAACCCTGGCGCACCTCGCTCCCGAATTAGAAACTTGGGCGAATGATAACCTCACTGCGGAGCAACTCACTGGTGCTTTGATCGTGGCCCGTGCCTTGACTGCCCCCCTGAAGCGCATTGCTGAAAACGCTGGCCAAAACGGTGCGGTAATCGCTGAGCGTGTGAAGGAAAAAGACTTCAATACTGGTTTTAACGCAGCAACTAACGAATTCGTGGATATGCTCGCTGCTGGTATCGTTGACCCCGCTAAGGTAACCCGTTCTGCAACCCAGAATGCGGCTTCTATCGCTGGCATGGTTCTCACCACTGAGTGCATCGTTGTTGACAAGCCTGAAAAAGATAAAGCTGGTGCGGCTCCCGGTGCCGGTGACTTCGACTACTAA
- a CDS encoding leucyl aminopeptidase, with protein MEIRGSSQTAAAWAGEAIALGFFESETVLTVPENLTALDERLSGVIAEVIAETEFKGKSGKLSVTRLGSGAPIKKLLLVGLGNAEKWNSAVLRSTAAAIARAVKGDKAITTLGLQLPVAETEAITAQMVTEGMYLGFYEDNRFKSEQKDPPALEAVEILGIGDQPAAIALGTSLCEGVIYARELVNAPANIINPVTLAASVESLASTYGLELNILEEADCEAAGMGSFLGVAAASDLPPKFIHLVYKPLGTPRKKVAIVGKGLTFDSGGYNIKPSGPSIAMMKMDMGGAAATFGAAKAIAELKPDVEVHFISAATENMISGRGMRPGDILTASNGKTIEVNNTDAEGRLTLADALVYAEKLGVEAIVDIATLTGACVIALGDDICGLWSDNDDLAQAIATASEKAGEKFWQMPLEEKYFEGLKSPIADMKNTGPREGGSITAALFLKEFVENTPWAHLDIAGPAWSEKDADIYSKGGTGFPVRTLVHWVLS; from the coding sequence ATGGAAATTCGCGGTAGTTCGCAAACGGCAGCGGCTTGGGCGGGTGAGGCGATCGCCTTGGGTTTTTTTGAAAGTGAAACGGTACTCACGGTACCCGAAAATTTGACGGCCCTGGACGAACGCTTATCGGGGGTGATCGCGGAAGTAATCGCTGAAACGGAATTTAAAGGTAAATCCGGCAAGCTATCGGTGACCCGTCTTGGGAGTGGTGCGCCAATTAAGAAATTACTCTTGGTGGGTCTGGGCAATGCCGAGAAATGGAATAGTGCCGTCTTACGGAGTACCGCAGCGGCGATCGCCCGGGCTGTGAAAGGGGACAAAGCCATCACAACTTTGGGTTTGCAGTTGCCAGTGGCCGAAACTGAGGCGATCACAGCGCAAATGGTCACAGAAGGGATGTATCTGGGCTTTTATGAAGATAATCGCTTCAAATCAGAACAAAAAGACCCCCCAGCCCTCGAAGCTGTTGAAATCCTTGGCATTGGCGACCAACCAGCGGCGATCGCCTTGGGCACAAGCCTCTGTGAAGGGGTGATCTATGCGCGGGAATTGGTTAACGCTCCGGCTAACATTATTAATCCTGTGACCCTGGCCGCTTCCGTGGAAAGCCTCGCCAGCACCTATGGCCTGGAACTGAATATCCTCGAAGAAGCAGACTGCGAAGCAGCAGGAATGGGATCTTTCCTTGGGGTGGCGGCGGCCTCGGATTTACCCCCGAAATTTATCCACCTCGTTTATAAACCCCTAGGCACACCCCGGAAGAAAGTGGCGATTGTCGGTAAAGGGTTAACCTTTGATTCTGGCGGTTACAACATTAAACCCTCCGGCCCCAGCATCGCGATGATGAAAATGGACATGGGGGGCGCAGCGGCAACTTTTGGAGCGGCAAAGGCGATCGCCGAACTAAAACCCGATGTGGAAGTGCATTTCATTAGTGCGGCTACTGAAAATATGATCAGTGGTCGGGGGATGCGTCCGGGGGATATTCTCACGGCCTCCAACGGTAAAACCATCGAAGTGAACAACACCGACGCCGAAGGTCGCCTCACCCTCGCCGATGCCCTCGTTTATGCCGAAAAGCTAGGGGTCGAAGCGATTGTAGACATTGCCACCTTGACCGGAGCCTGCGTCATTGCCCTGGGTGACGATATTTGTGGTCTGTGGAGTGACAATGATGATCTCGCCCAGGCGATCGCCACCGCATCAGAGAAAGCGGGCGAAAAATTCTGGCAGATGCCCCTCGAAGAAAAATACTTTGAAGGCTTAAAATCTCCCATCGCCGACATGAAAAACACTGGGCCACGGGAAGGCGGTTCGATTACGGCGGCGTTGTTCCTCAAGGAATTTGTCGAAAACACGCCCTGGGCACACCTCGATATTGCTGGGCCAGCCTGGTCAGAAAAAGACGCCGATATTTACAGCAAAGGCGGTACAGGGTTCCCGGTGCGTACCCTTGTGCATTGGGTACTGAGCTAA